A window of the Mesotoga sp. Brook.08.105.5.1 genome harbors these coding sequences:
- a CDS encoding glycosyltransferase family 4 protein — MIHYRAGLMDGVSLEMEKWKKVLTGMGHEVDIVAGNAAPGVDVIIPEIEYNDEANEKLNLKLYGYEPATEREIHEELSIRTSQILGSFRYALSGYDLVIPNNIWSLGWSIPSGLALHDFAEESGKSFISHNHDFWWDRPYYRSPYGSVMELLNNNFPPDLENVRNLAINSISASDLLARRGIRAKVVPNVMDFHCMSWVSEENNRKFRSAAGIDDGDIVFLQATRITERKAVETAIRLTAEFRKIAEGFAGKKLYSNKVFTGRTVLVLTGLTEKQSLNYRNKLDSLASRLGVEVIDISSLTSSIQQSFFESYSIADIVVYPTVYEGWGNQLLEALFARKPIALFRYSVFKSDIQDSGISFVDLGDQYSYVEGLVEVPELNLKRASEDTLGLLFDPVRYREVTESNFELGSRKFSFETLSAIIRELVEEPL, encoded by the coding sequence GAATGCTGCCCCGGGAGTAGATGTAATTATTCCCGAGATCGAGTACAACGACGAGGCAAATGAGAAGCTGAATTTGAAGCTCTACGGCTATGAACCGGCTACCGAAAGGGAGATTCATGAGGAGCTTTCAATACGGACCTCTCAGATTCTCGGCAGTTTCAGATACGCTCTTTCTGGATACGATCTTGTGATTCCAAACAATATCTGGTCTCTCGGGTGGTCAATACCTTCGGGGTTGGCTTTGCACGACTTTGCTGAGGAGAGCGGAAAGTCCTTCATCTCCCACAATCACGATTTCTGGTGGGACCGCCCATACTACAGAAGCCCATACGGAAGTGTCATGGAATTACTGAATAACAACTTCCCGCCGGATCTTGAGAACGTGAGGAACTTGGCAATAAACTCGATCTCCGCTTCAGACCTATTGGCAAGGAGAGGCATTCGGGCCAAGGTCGTGCCGAATGTTATGGACTTTCACTGTATGAGCTGGGTGTCGGAAGAGAACAATCGGAAATTTAGAAGCGCAGCCGGGATAGACGATGGAGACATCGTATTTCTGCAGGCGACAAGGATAACAGAGAGAAAGGCGGTTGAGACAGCAATAAGGCTCACGGCCGAGTTTAGAAAGATTGCAGAGGGTTTTGCAGGAAAGAAGTTGTACAGCAATAAGGTTTTCACCGGGAGGACGGTTCTTGTCTTGACCGGGTTGACGGAGAAACAGTCTTTGAATTACAGAAATAAGCTGGATAGTCTCGCTTCAAGGTTGGGTGTTGAAGTAATCGATATCTCTTCTCTGACATCATCGATTCAGCAGTCATTCTTCGAATCGTATAGTATCGCAGATATCGTGGTATATCCAACCGTTTATGAAGGCTGGGGTAATCAGCTTTTAGAAGCCCTTTTCGCCAGAAAACCGATTGCCCTCTTTAGATACAGTGTCTTCAAGAGCGATATTCAGGACAGTGGAATCTCCTTTGTGGATCTAGGCGATCAGTACAGCTATGTAGAAGGACTGGTTGAAGTTCCAGAACTCAATCTAAAGAGAGCGAGCGAGGATACGCTCGGACTTCTCTTCGATCCGGTGAGATACAGGGAAGTAACAGAAAGCAATTTCGAGCTAGGAAGCCGGAAATTCAGCTTTGAAACACTGAGCGCGATTATTCGAGAACTTGTAGAGGAGCCACTCTGA
- a CDS encoding DUF362 domain-containing protein — MSTVYFTDIDTTPQMGLLKKVEALLKRAKLEEVVEKNRLVAVKLHFGEYGNLAYIRPNFLKVITDRIKELGAVPFLTDANTLYKGSRSNAVDHMKTASLNGFTMESVGAPVVIADGLRGSDEIEVEIDGEYIKKAKIASAIALADSLVVASHFKGHEQTGFGGALKNIGMGAASRAGKMEQHSESKPVVRESRCVACRMCERNCPTGAITVERVARIDYELCIGCGQCIAMCNYGAMTAGPGGTPESLSKKIAEYALAATKGKKALYISFINNVSPDCDCWHINRPPVVDDIGIVASRDPVALDKACIDLVVARLGYDPFERAHPGITWRYQLEHAEKIGLGKTEYKLEKVACFGE; from the coding sequence ATGAGCACAGTCTATTTCACGGATATCGATACTACTCCGCAGATGGGGCTCCTGAAAAAGGTTGAGGCTCTTCTAAAGAGAGCGAAACTTGAAGAAGTGGTGGAAAAGAACAGGCTGGTTGCCGTTAAGCTCCACTTTGGAGAGTACGGAAATCTCGCATACATCCGTCCAAACTTTCTGAAGGTTATAACGGATCGGATCAAGGAACTGGGAGCCGTGCCTTTCTTGACAGATGCCAACACTCTTTATAAGGGCAGCAGATCCAATGCTGTAGACCATATGAAAACCGCTTCACTGAACGGCTTCACGATGGAATCTGTGGGTGCTCCAGTTGTAATTGCAGATGGCTTGAGAGGTTCAGACGAGATTGAAGTGGAGATTGACGGCGAGTACATAAAGAAGGCGAAAATAGCATCGGCAATCGCTCTGGCTGACTCCCTGGTAGTCGCAAGTCATTTCAAAGGACATGAACAGACGGGATTTGGGGGAGCTCTTAAGAATATCGGAATGGGAGCAGCCTCAAGAGCGGGAAAGATGGAACAGCACTCCGAATCTAAGCCCGTTGTTAGAGAGTCAAGATGTGTGGCCTGCAGAATGTGCGAAAGGAACTGCCCAACAGGAGCAATAACCGTTGAGAGAGTCGCAAGAATAGACTATGAGCTCTGCATTGGCTGCGGTCAATGCATCGCTATGTGCAACTACGGTGCGATGACGGCCGGACCTGGAGGAACCCCCGAATCGCTGAGCAAGAAGATCGCCGAATACGCTCTCGCCGCTACGAAGGGTAAGAAGGCCCTTTACATCTCCTTCATCAACAATGTATCACCCGATTGCGATTGCTGGCACATAAACAGGCCCCCGGTGGTTGATGATATTGGAATAGTCGCCAGTAGAGATCCCGTTGCACTGGACAAGGCATGCATAGATCTTGTAGTAGCAAGGCTGGGATACGATCCTTTCGAAAGGGCCCATCCCGGTATCACATGGCGTTATCAACTTGAACACGCCGAGAAGATCGGCCTTGGCAAGACAGAATACAAACTCGAGAAAGTCGCCTGCTTCGGTGAGTAA
- a CDS encoding MMPL family transporter, with product MLEKSFDSYFAASSKGDAALVKLYVRGGLGSRGKTAIQGIQNTLDSQWGADRYRLTGELFLGYSVDNTVTADVLLLFPIAIVIAFLVTFLTFRSVAGVLTPSIRALSSVAVTLGPMAVADTPLTIMSAVLPILLIAMGRPDSIHIFSRYRVEILKGSVKREAIMQMMKSMIQPVMMTSLTTAGGLVLSPSQA from the coding sequence TTGCTCGAAAAGAGTTTTGATAGCTACTTCGCGGCAAGCTCAAAAGGCGACGCGGCCCTCGTGAAACTGTATGTACGAGGCGGACTGGGCAGCAGGGGAAAAACGGCTATTCAGGGAATTCAGAATACACTCGATTCACAGTGGGGCGCGGACAGATATAGATTGACCGGCGAACTATTTCTGGGTTATTCAGTTGACAACACTGTCACTGCAGATGTTCTCCTGCTGTTTCCGATAGCCATAGTCATTGCCTTTCTCGTGACTTTTCTCACTTTCAGGAGTGTTGCGGGTGTTCTAACACCGTCAATCAGAGCGCTCTCAAGTGTGGCGGTGACTCTCGGACCAATGGCAGTGGCGGATACTCCACTCACTATTATGAGTGCAGTTCTTCCAATTCTTTTGATAGCCATGGGCCGCCCCGACAGTATTCACATATTCAGCAGGTACAGAGTGGAGATCTTGAAGGGCTCGGTAAAGAGGGAGGCGATAATGCAGATGATGAAATCGATGATTCAGCCGGTTATGATGACCTCGCTAACCACAGCGGGGGGGTTGGTTCTCTCGCCTTCTCAAGCGTGA
- a CDS encoding MMPL family transporter, translating to MHFIERVRPELKMGLCLQELSSKASRTAGHALLVNAATLISGFAVLAFSRFLTVSVFGLLAIFTMAISSMSTLVIIPAILSSS from the coding sequence ATCCACTTCATCGAAAGAGTAAGACCAGAGCTCAAGATGGGGCTGTGTCTTCAGGAGCTTTCTAGCAAAGCTTCAAGAACCGCGGGCCATGCGTTGCTGGTGAATGCGGCGACTCTGATTTCGGGATTTGCAGTTCTCGCTTTTTCGAGATTTCTAACCGTTTCGGTATTTGGTTTGCTAGCGATTTTTACTATGGCGATCAGTTCTATGTCCACACTTGTAATAATACCGGCGATTCTTAGCTCTAGCTGA
- a CDS encoding response regulator: MRKLSRKISLQFLLFVLAVLTLLVTLLAITFIQTATDEYKSYLTEKKQSVFQWFIDLRRDLKLFVDRYALEQVLESGYDILVQLGDEREIILNRSALSDEEIDEIERSGNGFKMLERQLVYFSTIVSNEVPYLAGIIFDNNDIESLSSFIGQDGIAFLLIGDYFVIPREFSDSGLYVRTVLDEEKWSEETPFTVSEPRPAFSFFSSGSLFIVDKVSIGGADIYVLQSQGLLVKLRNRLLPIISIVVLGVFGFSFVLSFSLNAHISKALSELLKGFESIKKGSFSRVKINSNDELGEIASELNNTMVFIERTLDRLKNSNELLRKVSKEAQQASKMKSEFLANMSHEMRTPMNAILGFAELLMNDETNLEKMKYLKTIYRSGEHLLSLINDVLDLSKIEAARFDLMISPYSPSKLVNELTETYLPMAYSKGLHFANSVTERVPEYVDGDEFRMRQILTNLISNGLKFTEKGYVSILLDYDGKYLIYTVQDTGFGVSRDELEEIFEPFIQADGTMSRKFGGTGLGLAITKKIVELMGGRIRFESKVGEGSKVTVRIPSQVSKEAPKQKERAEISVAGKVILASDDDDFLIIVGSMLTRNGIHYQPVKNLTNLSRAVKDLGASLAIVDTPKKASEALTALDGIYDASIIAITDAAKDEVQFGDRVDEVIQKPVREEELMKSIGNYFELAPKAGGKKYRILLAEDNEANQLLIKEVLEKAGYSVDLASNGKNAVEMIRNNKYNLVLMDMQMPIMDGYEATKVLREEGYKIPIVALTAHTMQGDEEKTIEAGCDGFLGKPVSQSDLLEVVRYHLGIYDKTGKKRDGEQARSYKAKHTQDSISLFAKDMGLSFEEASAMFEEYGEHIHKTIDDIQNALERRNFDSISRDGHSLKGSGRMYGVEELSEVGFKLETAGKSGDDKTIADCILELKKLYRKLWA, translated from the coding sequence CTTTCATCCAAACAGCAACCGATGAGTACAAGAGCTACCTAACCGAAAAGAAACAGTCTGTCTTTCAGTGGTTCATAGATCTGCGCAGAGATCTGAAACTCTTTGTCGATCGTTACGCTCTCGAGCAGGTCCTTGAAAGTGGGTATGACATTCTCGTTCAACTCGGTGATGAGAGAGAGATTATTCTTAACAGGTCGGCTCTTTCCGACGAAGAGATTGATGAGATCGAAAGGTCGGGAAACGGATTTAAGATGCTTGAAAGGCAGCTCGTGTACTTCTCTACAATAGTTAGCAATGAAGTTCCGTACCTCGCAGGGATTATCTTCGACAACAACGATATCGAGAGTCTTTCGTCGTTTATCGGACAGGATGGGATTGCCTTCCTGCTAATCGGCGATTACTTTGTTATTCCGAGAGAGTTCTCGGACTCAGGATTATATGTGAGGACTGTTCTGGATGAGGAGAAGTGGTCGGAAGAGACACCTTTCACTGTCAGCGAACCCAGACCGGCTTTCTCTTTCTTCTCGTCTGGTTCTCTGTTCATTGTGGACAAGGTCTCAATTGGGGGCGCAGATATCTATGTGCTGCAATCACAGGGCCTCCTCGTCAAGCTAAGAAACAGACTGCTTCCAATTATCAGCATCGTTGTCCTGGGTGTCTTCGGTTTTTCCTTCGTACTTTCATTCTCGCTAAACGCTCATATATCCAAAGCCCTCTCGGAATTGCTGAAGGGATTTGAGTCGATAAAGAAGGGGTCGTTTTCCAGAGTCAAAATCAATTCGAATGACGAGCTTGGCGAGATAGCCTCTGAACTCAACAACACCATGGTCTTCATAGAGAGGACACTGGACAGATTGAAGAATTCCAACGAGCTCCTGAGAAAAGTATCTAAAGAGGCCCAGCAGGCAAGTAAGATGAAATCGGAGTTTTTGGCGAACATGTCACACGAGATGCGGACTCCAATGAACGCTATCCTTGGGTTCGCCGAGCTTCTTATGAACGACGAGACGAACCTCGAAAAGATGAAATACCTTAAGACTATCTATAGAAGCGGTGAACACCTTCTAAGCCTTATCAACGATGTGCTTGATCTCTCCAAAATTGAAGCGGCCCGTTTCGACCTCATGATCTCCCCTTACAGCCCATCGAAACTTGTCAATGAGCTTACTGAAACTTACCTGCCGATGGCCTATTCTAAGGGTCTGCATTTTGCAAACAGCGTAACGGAAAGAGTCCCGGAGTATGTGGATGGTGACGAGTTCAGGATGAGGCAAATCCTGACCAATCTGATTTCCAACGGACTGAAGTTTACCGAGAAGGGATACGTCTCGATACTGCTTGATTATGATGGAAAGTATCTCATATATACCGTTCAGGATACAGGCTTCGGGGTCTCCAGGGACGAGCTGGAAGAGATATTTGAGCCATTCATTCAGGCAGACGGAACCATGTCCAGAAAGTTTGGTGGGACGGGTTTAGGTCTTGCAATAACCAAGAAGATAGTTGAGCTCATGGGGGGAAGGATCAGATTCGAGAGTAAGGTTGGGGAAGGATCTAAAGTGACCGTCAGAATACCTTCGCAGGTTTCTAAAGAAGCTCCAAAACAAAAGGAGAGAGCCGAAATCTCTGTGGCCGGAAAGGTCATTCTCGCATCTGACGATGACGATTTCTTGATTATCGTCGGCTCCATGCTAACGAGAAACGGCATTCATTATCAACCCGTCAAGAACCTTACAAATCTCTCCAGAGCGGTTAAGGATCTCGGAGCATCACTTGCGATCGTAGACACTCCAAAAAAAGCTAGCGAGGCCCTTACTGCCCTTGATGGTATCTACGACGCTTCAATTATCGCAATCACGGATGCTGCCAAAGACGAAGTCCAGTTCGGCGACAGAGTAGATGAAGTTATCCAGAAGCCGGTAAGAGAAGAGGAGCTGATGAAAAGTATAGGCAACTACTTCGAACTCGCTCCGAAAGCAGGCGGTAAGAAGTACAGGATTCTGCTGGCCGAAGACAACGAGGCCAACCAGCTGTTGATAAAGGAAGTGCTGGAGAAAGCAGGATATTCGGTCGATCTGGCGAGCAATGGCAAAAATGCTGTTGAGATGATACGGAACAACAAGTACAATCTCGTTCTGATGGATATGCAGATGCCGATCATGGATGGATACGAAGCCACAAAGGTATTGAGAGAAGAGGGCTACAAGATTCCTATAGTAGCTCTGACTGCCCATACCATGCAGGGAGATGAGGAGAAAACCATAGAAGCCGGTTGTGACGGCTTTCTGGGTAAGCCTGTGAGTCAGTCTGATCTTCTCGAGGTAGTTCGCTATCATCTTGGCATCTATGACAAGACCGGCAAAAAGAGAGATGGAGAACAGGCAAGATCTTACAAGGCTAAGCATACGCAAGACAGCATCTCTCTCTTCGCTAAGGATATGGGCTTGTCGTTCGAAGAGGCCTCGGCGATGTTCGAAGAATATGGGGAACACATCCACAAAACCATTGACGATATTCAGAACGCTTTGGAAAGAAGAAACTTCGACTCCATCTCCAGAGACGGACACAGCCTCAAGGGCTCCGGAAGAATGTACGGCGTTGAAGAGCTGTCTGAAGTTGGATTCAAGCTTGAAACAGCAGGAAAGAGCGGAGACGACAAGACGATTGCAGACTGTATATTGGAGCTTAAGAAACTCTATAGAAAACTCTGGGCGTAG